A genome region from Camelina sativa cultivar DH55 chromosome 10, Cs, whole genome shotgun sequence includes the following:
- the LOC104719128 gene encoding uncharacterized protein LOC104719128 translates to MASITNQIFIFTLTIFFLVFLKASSAFENHSSTNGFLPFASKHVIIINKLISRATMTVHCTNKGEDLGVKTLPFGASFDFKFRVNLRKTTRYTCTFEWPNTKATFDIFKVDRDDNPRGKYRVCSECIWNIFELSPCRDRRDGGQPECFRWDS, encoded by the coding sequence ATGGCttctataacaaatcaaattttcattttcacactaaccatcttttttcttgtttttctaaaAGCATCTTCAGCTTTTGAAAACCATTCATCCACCAATGGGTTTTTACCATTCGCATCCAAACATGTTATTATCATTAACAAATTGATCTCACGTGCAACAATGACTGTGCATTGTACAAACAAAGGGGAGGATTTAGGCGTAAAAACACTGCCCTTTGGAGCTAGTTTTGATTTCAAGTTTCGTGTCAATCTTCGTAAGACGACAAGGTACACTTGCACTTTTGAGTGGCCAAATACTAAAGCAacgtttgatatttttaaagtaGATAGAGACGACAATCCAAGAGGTAAATACAGAGTCTGCAGCGAATGTATTTGGAACATTTTTGAATTATCCCCTTGTCGGGATAGACGCGACGGAGGCCAGCCTGAGTGTTTTAGATGGGATTCTTAG
- the LOC104719129 gene encoding leucine-rich repeat extensin-like protein 3, whose amino-acid sequence MKKTIQTLLLFSFFLLIINLTTAHGGALSDNEVRHIQRRQLLEFAERSVKITVDHSLVFENPRLRNAYIALQAWKQAILSDPNNFTSNWIGSNVCNYTGVFCSPSLDNRKIRTVAGIDLNHADIAGYLPEELGLLSDLALFHVNSNRFCGTVPHRFNRLKLLFELDLSNNRFAGKFPTVVLQLPSLKFLDLRFNEFEGTVPKELFSKDLDAIFINHNRFRFELPKNFGDSPVSVIVLANNRFHGCVPSSLVEMKNLNEIIFMNNGLNSCLPSDIGRLKNVTVFDVSFNELVGPLPESVGGMVSVEQLNVAHNKLSGKIPASICQLPKLENFTYSYNFFTGEAPVCLRLPKIDDRRNCFPGRPAQRSPGQCKAFLSRPPVNCGSFGCGRSVSPRPPVVTPLPPPSLPSPPPSPIFSTPPTIYSPPPPPPPVNSPPPPSPPPPPPVYSPPPPPPPPPPPPPVYSSPPPPPSPSPPPPPVYSPPPPPPPVYSPPPPSPPPPPPSPTPTPVYCTRPPPPPPHSPPPPPQFSPPPPEPYYYSSPPPPHSPPPPPHYSLPPPPHSPPPPMHPYLSPPPPPTPIYSPPPTPVYSPPPPPPCIEPPPPPPCIEYSSPPPPVVHYSSPPPPPVYHNSPPPPVAHYSSPPPPTVYYSSPPPPVVHYSSPPPPKVHYSSPPLPPVHYSSPPPPPSAPCEESPPPAPVVHHSPPPPVIYQSPPPPSPEYEGPLPPVIGVSYASPPPPPFY is encoded by the coding sequence ATGAAGAAGACGATTcaaactctcctcctcttctccttcttccttctcatcATCAATCTCACCACCGCTCACGGCGGCGCTCTCTCCGATAACGAAGTCCGTCACATCCAACGCCGTCAATTACTCGAATTCGCCGAACGGAGCGTCAAAATCACCGTCGATCATTCTCTAGTCTTCGAGAATCCGAGATTACGAAATGCTTACATAGCTCTACAAGCTTGGAAACAAGCGATTCTCTCTGATCCGAACAACTTCACTTCGAATTGGATCGGATCCAATGTCTGTAACTACACCGGAGTTTTCTGTTCTCCGTCGCTTGATAACCGGAAGATTCGTACCGTCGCTGGAATCGATCTAAACCACGCCGATATCGCCGGTTATTTACCTGAAGAGCTCGGTTTGTTATCAGATCTCGCTTTGTTTCATGTTAATTCAAACCGGTTTTGTGGTACTGTACCGCATCGGTTTAACCGGTTAAAGCTTTTATTCGAGCTTGATTTAAGTAACAACCGGTTCGCTGGGAAGTTTCCGACGGTTGTCTTGCAGTTACCGTCGTTGAAGTTTTTAGATCTTCGGTTTAATGAGTTCGAAGGAACTGTACCGAAAGAGCTTTTTAGTAAAGATCTCGACGCGATTTTTATAAACCATAACCGGTTCCGGTTTGAGTTACCGAAGAATTTTGGTGATTCTCCGGTTTCGGTTATCGTATTGGCGAATAACCGGTTCCATGGTTGTGTACCTTCGAGCTTGGTGGAGATGAAGAACTTGAACGAGATCATCTTCATGAACAATGGCCTTAATTCTTGTTTACCGTCTGATATCGGACGGTTGAAGAACGTGACGGTGTTTGATGTTAGTTTTAACGAACTTGTTGGGCCGTTACCGGAGAGTGTTGGTGGTATGGTTTCGGTGGAGCAGCTTAATGTGGCGCATAATAAGTTGTCAGGGAAGATTCCGGCGAGTATTTGTCAGCTTCCGAAGCTTGAGAACTTTACTTACAGTTACAATTTCTTCACTGGAGAAGCGCCTGTGTGTTTGAGGTTGCCCAAGATTGATGATCGGAGAAATTGTTTCCCGGGAAGACCTGCTCAGAGGTCTCCAGGGCAATGTAAAGCGTTCTTGTCTCGTCCGCCGGTCAATTGTGGGTCGTTTGGTTGTGGTCGTTCTGTGTCCCCTCGTCCTCCCGTTGTGACGCCGTTACCACCTCCTTCTTTGCCATCTCCTCCACCGTCACCAATTTTCTCAACACCTCCTACGATTTATTctccgccaccaccacctcctccggttaactctcctcctcctccttcaccgCCTCCCCCGCCCCCTGTTTATTCTCCGCCACCTCCGccgccaccacctcctcctccaccgccagTTTATTCTtctccacctccaccaccatcgCCCTCACCGCCTCCTCCACCAGTATATTCTCCACCGCCCCCACCTCCGCCAGTCtactctccaccaccaccgtcgcCCCCACCTCCTCCGCCTTCTCCAACACCAACTCCCGTTTACTGCACCcgtccaccaccaccgccgcctcATTCACCGCCACCACCTCCACAGTTTTCTCCTCCACCCCCTGAACCATACTACTATagctcaccaccaccaccgcattcacctccaccaccaccacattACTCTCTGCCACCGCCACCACATTCACCTCCGCCACCAATGCATCCATATCTATCTCCACCGCCTCCACCAACACCAATTTACTCTCCACCTCCGACTCCAGTCTATtcccctcctcctccacctccttgTATcgaaccaccaccacctccaccgTGCATAGAGTACTCATCACCTCCTCCACCGGTCGTTCATTACAGCtctccacctccaccaccagTCTATCACaactctcctcctccaccggtCGCTCATTACAGCTCTCCCCCACCACCAACGGTCTATTACAgctctcctcctccaccggtCGTTCATTACagctcaccaccaccaccaaaagtACATTACAGTTCTCCGCCGCTACCTCCAGTACACTACAGCTCTCCACCGCCGCCACCATCAGCTCCATGTGAAGAATCTCCTCCACCAGCACCGGTTGTTCACCACAGCCCACCACCACCGGTGATCTACCAAAGCCCACCACCACCGTCTCCTGAATATGAAGGACCACTTCCACCAGTCATCGGAGTATCATACGcctctcctccaccaccgccgtTCTATTGA
- the LOC104719131 gene encoding LOW QUALITY PROTEIN: uncharacterized protein LOC104719131 (The sequence of the model RefSeq protein was modified relative to this genomic sequence to represent the inferred CDS: inserted 1 base in 1 codon) has protein sequence MNSIQRISLTTRRGKRLSTTIESCVRHFSGGQHGVIKDEGDWFHSPEWWDPHDGGHTVSRAVSVNGNGVVSVVAHPSSLPSRDSWGETERWLEKRYMEIMPRDGEEEKNGMFKVLGYQWRSLRFNDDTRQSTVKVMAACRALQPSSVFYMQQPHCLAVPYLKSMVSVGLTSLATSKFDMRSVAIGKKQMRILCIGHGGGSLPLFXAKHILGAVVDIVELDPLVISESVRAMGFPAFSVMTATGKRSIPTPEVIDQVMWRGIHERLFLYESKAEEFILRNQSNTYDMVFMDAYDGADIFPHSLWDSSSVFMKALSKVLHHEHGTMVVNLHSDADISDKDRSNEGVTTGKYVRKVGRAYRKGLLENGKNGMVFACEVPWLCNVSLVVSRGMGLEGRHNGKIMSSLMKTSLEVDQILRLPFSCLDYLKTGLAII, from the exons ATGAACTCAATTCAACGTATCTCGTTGACAACGCGGCGTGGAAAAAGGCTTAGCACCACCATAGAGTCATGTGTACGCCATTTCTCCGGAGGACAACACGGCGTAATAAAGGACGAAGGAGACTGGTTTCACTCCCCGGAATGGTGGGATCCTCACGACGGTGGCCACACGGTTTCACGAGCTGTCTCTGTTAATGGAAACGGCGTCGTTTCAGTCGTCGCTCACCCTTCTTCTCTCCCT AGTAGAGATTCATGGGGAGAAACTGAGAGATGGTTAGAGAAAAGGTATATGGAGATAATGCCTAGAGATGGTGAAGAGGAGAAGAATGGGATGTTTAAGGTACTTGGCTATCAATGGCGTTCGCTTCGCTTTAACGATGATACTCGACAAAGCACTGTGAAAGTTATGGCTGCTTGTAGAGCATTGCAACCGAGTTCTGTTTTCTATATGCAACAACCACATTGTCTTGCTGTTCCAT ATCTGAAGAGCATGGTTTCAGTTGGATTGACTTCCCTTGCAACTTCTAAATTTGATATGAGGAGTGTAGCTATTGGGAAGAAACAAATGCGCATATTATGCATCGGTCACGGTGGAGGCAGTTTGCCGTTGT TAGCTAAACACATTCTtg GTGCTGTTGTTGACATAGTTGAGCTTGACCCACTTGTTATCTCAGAGTCGGTTCGAGCAATGGGGTTCCCTGCATTCTCTGTCATGACAGCAACCGGGAAACGCTCAATACCAACTCCTGAAGTTATTGACCAAGTGATGTGGCGAGGCATCCATGAGAGACTCTTCCTCTACGAGTCAAAAGCTGAGGAGTTCATTCTAAGGAACCAAAGTAATACTTATGACATGGTCTTCATGGATGCTTATGATGGAGCAGACATCTTCCCTCATAGTCTGTGGGATTCCAGTTCCGTGTTCATGAAAGCTCTGAGCAAAGTACTTCACCATGAGCATGGAACTATGGTGGTGAATCTTCACTCTGATGCAGATATCTCTGACAAAGACAGATCGAATGAAG GTGTAACAACGGGGAAGTATGTGAGAAAAGTCGGTAGAGCTTATAGAAAGGGTTTACTGGAGAATGGGAAGAACGGGATGGTGTTTGCTTGTGAAGTGCCATGGCTATGTAACGTATCTTTGGTGGTGAGCAGAGGGATGGGCTTAGAGGGAAGACATAATGGCAAAATCATGAGCAGTCTAATGAAGACTTCACTAGAAGTGGACCAAATCTTGCGTCTGCCTTTCTCTTGCTTGGATTATCTGAAAACTGGTCTTGCCATCATATAA
- the LOC104719135 gene encoding (Z)-gamma-bisabolene synthase 1 isoform X1: MEDQTFDYESLAFTKLSHSQWTDYFLSVPIDDSELDVLTREIDTLKPEVREILSSQGEDETSMRKVLLIQLLLSLGLAFHFHNEINDILEHVFRRIDDITGDEKDLSTISIMFHVFRTYGYNVSSDIFKRFTGDDGKFEQSLKGDAKGILSLYEAAHLGTTTDYILEEALRFTSSHLKSLLAGGACRRHFLRLIRNTLYLPQRWNMEAVIAREYISFYEQEEDHDKMLLKLAKLSFKSLQLHYIKELKTFIKWWMELDLTSKWPSQFRERIVEAWLAGLMMYYEPQFSDGRVIAAKFNYLLTILDDACDHYFSIPELTRLVDCVERWSPDGVDTLEGISRIVFKLMLDVFDDIETGVRSKGSSYHLREMLDELKTLVRANLDLVKWARGIQVPSFEEHVEVGGIALTTYATLMYSFVGMGETVGKEAYAWVRARPRLIKSLAAKGRLMDDMTDFENDMSNGFAANAINYYMKECLVTKEEAILDCQRMIWDINKTINEELLKTSDMPRRVLKQAHNFGRLLELLYTKSDDIYNCRDGKLKEYMIVSFRCTDTNDKADRRCHNPTICK, translated from the exons ATGGAAGACCAGACGTTCGATTATGAAAGTCTTGCGTTCACAAAGTTGTCTCACTCTCAGTGGACTGATTACTTCCTCTCTGTTCCCATTGATGATTCG GAACTAGATGTTCTTACAAGAGAGATTGACACGCTCAAGCCTGAAGTTAGGGAGATCCTATCTTCGCAAGGTGAAGATGAGACATCAATGAGGAAAGTGCTGTTGATCCAATTGCTTCTTAGCCTTGGTCTTgcatttcattttcataatgAGATCAACGATATACTCGAACATGTTTTTCGAAGAATAGATGATATAACTGGTGATGAAAAGGACTTGTCTACAATCTCCATCATGTTCCACGTTTTTAGAACATACGGATACAATGTGTCATCCG atatatTCAAAAGATTTACAGGGGATGATGGAAAGTTTGAGCAGTCTCTTAAGGGAGATGCCAAAGGTATATTGAGCTTGTATGAAGCCGCTCACTTGGGAACAACAACAGATTATATATTGGAGGAGGCATTGAGGTTCACATCGAGCCACTTAAAGTCTTTATTGGCAGGTGGGGCATGTCGGCGTCATTTCCTAAGGCTTATAAGGAACACACTTTATTTACCTCAGCGGTGGAACATGGAAGCAGTAATTGCAAGGGAATACATTTCGTTTtacgaacaagaagaagatcacgACAAGATGTTACTTAAATTAGCCAAACTCAGTTTCAAGTCATTGCAACTGCATTACATTAAAGAACTAAAAACCTTTATCAA ATGGTGGATGGAGCTAGACCTTACTTCTAAGTGGCCAAGTCAATTTAGAGAGAGGATCGTGGAGGCGTGGCTCGCAGGATTGATGATGTATTACGAACCACAATTTTCAGATGGGAGGGTAATTGCCGCTAAGTTCAACTACCTTCTTACAATTTTAGATGATGCTTGCGATCATTATTTCTCTATTCCTGAGCTTACAAGACTCGTAGATTGTGTGGAAAG ATGGAGTCCTGATGGCGTTGACACACTAGAAGGTATATCACGAATTGTCTTCAAACTTATGTTGGATGTTTTCGATGATATCGAAACAGGAGTGAGATCTAAAGGAAGTTCCTACCACTTGAGAGAAATGTTAGATGAG ctcAAGACACTTGTGAGAGCAAATCTTGATCTTGTCAAATGGGCACGAGGAATTCAGGTGCCTAGCTTTGAAGAACATGTAGAGGTTGGTGGAATAGCACTTACCACATATGCAACGTTAATGTATTCTTTTGTTGGAATGGGAGAGACTGTTGGGAAGGAAGCTTATGCGTGGGTAAGAGCGAGACCAAGACTAATCAAATCTCTAGCTGCTAAAGGTCGTCTAATGGACGATATGACTGATTTTGAG AACGACATGAGTAATGGTTTTGCTGCGAATGCGATCAACTATTATATGAAGGAATGTTTAGTTACCAAGGAAGAGGCTATTCTAGATTGTCAAAGAATGATCTGGGACATCAATAAGACCATAAATGAGGAACTACTTAAGACATCCGACATGCCACGTCGAGTTCTCAAGCAAGCACACAATTTTGGACGTTTATTGGAACTCCTCTACACCAAGTCCGATGATATATACAATTGTAGAGACGGAAAACTCAAGGAGTATATG ATTGTTAGTTTCCGATGCACTGATACCAATGACAAAGCCGATCGAAGATGTCACAATCCCACCATATGCAAATGA
- the LOC104719135 gene encoding (Z)-gamma-bisabolene synthase 1 isoform X3, with product MEDQTFDYESLAFTKLSHSQWTDYFLSVPIDDSELDVLTREIDTLKPEVREILSSQGEDETSMRKVLLIQLLLSLGLAFHFHNEINDILEHVFRRIDDITGDEKDLSTISIMFHVFRTYGYNVSSDIFKRFTGDDGKFEQSLKGDAKGILSLYEAAHLGTTTDYILEEALRFTSSHLKSLLAGGACRRHFLRLIRNTLYLPQRWNMEAVIAREYISFYEQEEDHDKMLLKLAKLSFKSLQLHYIKELKTFIKWWMELDLTSKWPSQFRERIVEAWLAGLMMYYEPQFSDGRVIAAKFNYLLTILDDACDHYFSIPELTRLVDCVERWSPDGVDTLEGISRIVFKLMLDVFDDIETGVRSKGSSYHLREMLDELKTLVRANLDLVKWARGIQVPSFEEHVEVGGIALTTYATLMYSFVGMGETVGKEAYAWVRARPRLIKSLAAKGRLMDDMTDFEECLVTKEEAILDCQRMIWDINKTINEELLKTSDMPRRVLKQAHNFGRLLELLYTKSDDIYNCRDGKLKEYMIVSFRCTDTNDKADRRCHNPTICK from the exons ATGGAAGACCAGACGTTCGATTATGAAAGTCTTGCGTTCACAAAGTTGTCTCACTCTCAGTGGACTGATTACTTCCTCTCTGTTCCCATTGATGATTCG GAACTAGATGTTCTTACAAGAGAGATTGACACGCTCAAGCCTGAAGTTAGGGAGATCCTATCTTCGCAAGGTGAAGATGAGACATCAATGAGGAAAGTGCTGTTGATCCAATTGCTTCTTAGCCTTGGTCTTgcatttcattttcataatgAGATCAACGATATACTCGAACATGTTTTTCGAAGAATAGATGATATAACTGGTGATGAAAAGGACTTGTCTACAATCTCCATCATGTTCCACGTTTTTAGAACATACGGATACAATGTGTCATCCG atatatTCAAAAGATTTACAGGGGATGATGGAAAGTTTGAGCAGTCTCTTAAGGGAGATGCCAAAGGTATATTGAGCTTGTATGAAGCCGCTCACTTGGGAACAACAACAGATTATATATTGGAGGAGGCATTGAGGTTCACATCGAGCCACTTAAAGTCTTTATTGGCAGGTGGGGCATGTCGGCGTCATTTCCTAAGGCTTATAAGGAACACACTTTATTTACCTCAGCGGTGGAACATGGAAGCAGTAATTGCAAGGGAATACATTTCGTTTtacgaacaagaagaagatcacgACAAGATGTTACTTAAATTAGCCAAACTCAGTTTCAAGTCATTGCAACTGCATTACATTAAAGAACTAAAAACCTTTATCAA ATGGTGGATGGAGCTAGACCTTACTTCTAAGTGGCCAAGTCAATTTAGAGAGAGGATCGTGGAGGCGTGGCTCGCAGGATTGATGATGTATTACGAACCACAATTTTCAGATGGGAGGGTAATTGCCGCTAAGTTCAACTACCTTCTTACAATTTTAGATGATGCTTGCGATCATTATTTCTCTATTCCTGAGCTTACAAGACTCGTAGATTGTGTGGAAAG ATGGAGTCCTGATGGCGTTGACACACTAGAAGGTATATCACGAATTGTCTTCAAACTTATGTTGGATGTTTTCGATGATATCGAAACAGGAGTGAGATCTAAAGGAAGTTCCTACCACTTGAGAGAAATGTTAGATGAG ctcAAGACACTTGTGAGAGCAAATCTTGATCTTGTCAAATGGGCACGAGGAATTCAGGTGCCTAGCTTTGAAGAACATGTAGAGGTTGGTGGAATAGCACTTACCACATATGCAACGTTAATGTATTCTTTTGTTGGAATGGGAGAGACTGTTGGGAAGGAAGCTTATGCGTGGGTAAGAGCGAGACCAAGACTAATCAAATCTCTAGCTGCTAAAGGTCGTCTAATGGACGATATGACTGATTTTGAG GAATGTTTAGTTACCAAGGAAGAGGCTATTCTAGATTGTCAAAGAATGATCTGGGACATCAATAAGACCATAAATGAGGAACTACTTAAGACATCCGACATGCCACGTCGAGTTCTCAAGCAAGCACACAATTTTGGACGTTTATTGGAACTCCTCTACACCAAGTCCGATGATATATACAATTGTAGAGACGGAAAACTCAAGGAGTATATG ATTGTTAGTTTCCGATGCACTGATACCAATGACAAAGCCGATCGAAGATGTCACAATCCCACCATATGCAAATGA
- the LOC104719135 gene encoding (Z)-gamma-bisabolene synthase 1 isoform X2, whose protein sequence is MEDQTFDYESLAFTKLSHSQWTDYFLSVPIDDSELDVLTREIDTLKPEVREILSSQGEDETSMRKVLLIQLLLSLGLAFHFHNEINDILEHVFRRIDDITGDEKDLSTISIMFHVFRTYGYNVSSDIFKRFTGDDGKFEQSLKGDAKGILSLYEAAHLGTTTDYILEEALRFTSSHLKSLLAGGACRRHFLRLIRNTLYLPQRWNMEAVIAREYISFYEQEEDHDKMLLKLAKLSFKSLQLHYIKELKTFIKWWMELDLTSKWPSQFRERIVEAWLAGLMMYYEPQFSDGRVIAAKFNYLLTILDDACDHYFSIPELTRLVDCVERWSPDGVDTLEGISRIVFKLMLDVFDDIETGVRSKGSSYHLREMLDELKTLVRANLDLVKWARGIQVPSFEEHVEVGGIALTTYATLMYSFVGMGETVGKEAYAWVRARPRLIKSLAAKGRLMDDMTDFENDMSNGFAANAINYYMKECLVTKEEAILDCQRMIWDINKTINEELLKTSDMPRRVLKQAHNFGRLLELLYTKSDDIYNCRDGKLKEYMVTLLIDPIRL, encoded by the exons ATGGAAGACCAGACGTTCGATTATGAAAGTCTTGCGTTCACAAAGTTGTCTCACTCTCAGTGGACTGATTACTTCCTCTCTGTTCCCATTGATGATTCG GAACTAGATGTTCTTACAAGAGAGATTGACACGCTCAAGCCTGAAGTTAGGGAGATCCTATCTTCGCAAGGTGAAGATGAGACATCAATGAGGAAAGTGCTGTTGATCCAATTGCTTCTTAGCCTTGGTCTTgcatttcattttcataatgAGATCAACGATATACTCGAACATGTTTTTCGAAGAATAGATGATATAACTGGTGATGAAAAGGACTTGTCTACAATCTCCATCATGTTCCACGTTTTTAGAACATACGGATACAATGTGTCATCCG atatatTCAAAAGATTTACAGGGGATGATGGAAAGTTTGAGCAGTCTCTTAAGGGAGATGCCAAAGGTATATTGAGCTTGTATGAAGCCGCTCACTTGGGAACAACAACAGATTATATATTGGAGGAGGCATTGAGGTTCACATCGAGCCACTTAAAGTCTTTATTGGCAGGTGGGGCATGTCGGCGTCATTTCCTAAGGCTTATAAGGAACACACTTTATTTACCTCAGCGGTGGAACATGGAAGCAGTAATTGCAAGGGAATACATTTCGTTTtacgaacaagaagaagatcacgACAAGATGTTACTTAAATTAGCCAAACTCAGTTTCAAGTCATTGCAACTGCATTACATTAAAGAACTAAAAACCTTTATCAA ATGGTGGATGGAGCTAGACCTTACTTCTAAGTGGCCAAGTCAATTTAGAGAGAGGATCGTGGAGGCGTGGCTCGCAGGATTGATGATGTATTACGAACCACAATTTTCAGATGGGAGGGTAATTGCCGCTAAGTTCAACTACCTTCTTACAATTTTAGATGATGCTTGCGATCATTATTTCTCTATTCCTGAGCTTACAAGACTCGTAGATTGTGTGGAAAG ATGGAGTCCTGATGGCGTTGACACACTAGAAGGTATATCACGAATTGTCTTCAAACTTATGTTGGATGTTTTCGATGATATCGAAACAGGAGTGAGATCTAAAGGAAGTTCCTACCACTTGAGAGAAATGTTAGATGAG ctcAAGACACTTGTGAGAGCAAATCTTGATCTTGTCAAATGGGCACGAGGAATTCAGGTGCCTAGCTTTGAAGAACATGTAGAGGTTGGTGGAATAGCACTTACCACATATGCAACGTTAATGTATTCTTTTGTTGGAATGGGAGAGACTGTTGGGAAGGAAGCTTATGCGTGGGTAAGAGCGAGACCAAGACTAATCAAATCTCTAGCTGCTAAAGGTCGTCTAATGGACGATATGACTGATTTTGAG AACGACATGAGTAATGGTTTTGCTGCGAATGCGATCAACTATTATATGAAGGAATGTTTAGTTACCAAGGAAGAGGCTATTCTAGATTGTCAAAGAATGATCTGGGACATCAATAAGACCATAAATGAGGAACTACTTAAGACATCCGACATGCCACGTCGAGTTCTCAAGCAAGCACACAATTTTGGACGTTTATTGGAACTCCTCTACACCAAGTCCGATGATATATACAATTGTAGAGACGGAAAACTCAAGGAGTATATGGTAACTCTGCTCATAGATCCAATACGTCTTTGA
- the LOC104719134 gene encoding uncharacterized protein LOC104719134, protein MASSKHQDYGIPYTPLPSSQPSQTVILLTPYLRHRRPSFLRNLRCSLLFAAAILLLSAAVYFLYPSDPDITVSRINLNHISVLDSHKIALDLSFSLTIKVRNRDFFSLDYDSLVVSIGYRGRELGVVKSKGGHLRARDSSYIDATLELDGLEVVHDVIYLIGDLAKGVVPFDTVAQVKGDLGVLLFQIPIQGKVSCEVYVNVNNQKISHQDCHSK, encoded by the exons ATGGCGTCGTCGAAGCATCAAGACTATGGCATCCCTTACACACCTCTTCCTTCATCACAACCTTCTCAAACCGTGATCCTTCTAACTCCTTATCTCCGTCACCGCCGTCCTTCATTCCTCCGTAACCTCCGTTGCTCTCTCCTCTTCGCCGCCGCAATCCTCCTCCTCTCCGCCGCCGTTTACTTCCTCTACCCTTCAGATCCAGACATCACTGTCTCTCGAATCAATCTAAACCACATAAGCGTCCTCGATTCGCATAAAATCGCCTTAGACCTCTCTTTCTCCCTCACGATCAAAGTCCGGAACCGCgacttcttctctctcgattaCGATTCGCTCGTCGTTTCGATTGGGTATAGAGGGAGAGAGTTGGGTGTCGTGAAGTCTAAAGGTGGACACCTTCGTGCTCGTGATAGCTCTTATATTGATGCCACGCTTGAGCTTGATGGTCTTGAGGTTGTTCATGATGTGatttatttgattggtgatttgGCTAAAGGTGTTGTTCCTTTTGATACGGTTGCTCAGGTTAAAGGTGATCTTGGTGTACTCTTGTTTCAAATCCCTATTCAG GGTAAAGTGTCGTGTGAGGTGTATGTTAATGTTAACAACCAGAAAATTTCACACCAAGATTGTCATAGTAAG TGA